In one window of Methanoculleus chikugoensis DNA:
- the malQ gene encoding 4-alpha-glucanotransferase, producing the protein MIQTRGSGILLHITSLPSPYGIGDFGPAAYRFVEALERARQHYWQILPLNPTEAAYAHSPYSSPSAFAANTLLISPEMLIREGYLRKSELEPAPGFPDGRAAYEAAVWYHERLFAAAYERFRYSGPDRRFEAFCDGAGWWLDDHALFVALKDHFRGQAWTRWPDEIRAREPEALKEMRELLDDQIRKEKFLQYIAARQWSALRRYCTDHGIQVIGDIPIYVAYDSVDVWANPGIFKLDEDLRPTVVAGVPPDIFSKTGQLWGNPVYDWAALRKRGYNWWAGRLARSGELYDLFRIDHFRAFADYYEIPAGDPTAEHGTWVDGPGAGFFEALVRKHPCFAIVAEDLGANTPAVQALLDRFDFPGMKILLFAFGEGIAGSAHIPHNYVHNLICYTGTHDNNTARGWFEEEATDEDKERFFAYAGREVRADSVHREFVRLGMTSVARACIVPMQDVLGLGAAARMNYPSTTTGNWEWRMTPEEFAGAPFEWLRELTELTGRG; encoded by the coding sequence ATGATTCAGACACGGGGAAGCGGCATACTCCTGCATATCACGTCCCTGCCGTCGCCGTACGGCATCGGGGACTTCGGCCCGGCGGCATACCGGTTCGTCGAGGCGCTTGAGCGGGCACGGCAGCACTACTGGCAGATCCTGCCGCTCAACCCGACAGAGGCGGCGTACGCCCACTCCCCCTATTCGAGCCCGTCGGCGTTCGCCGCAAACACCCTCCTCATCAGCCCGGAGATGCTTATCCGGGAAGGCTACCTCAGGAAGAGCGAACTGGAGCCGGCGCCCGGTTTTCCGGACGGGCGGGCGGCCTACGAGGCGGCCGTGTGGTACCACGAGCGGCTGTTTGCGGCTGCATACGAGCGGTTCCGCTACTCCGGGCCGGATCGCAGGTTCGAAGCGTTCTGCGACGGGGCGGGATGGTGGCTCGACGACCACGCGCTCTTCGTCGCGTTAAAAGACCATTTCCGCGGGCAGGCGTGGACCCGGTGGCCGGACGAGATCCGGGCCCGGGAACCGGAAGCCCTCAAGGAGATGCGCGAACTGCTCGACGACCAGATACGAAAGGAGAAGTTCCTCCAGTACATCGCCGCCCGGCAGTGGTCGGCCCTCCGCCGGTACTGCACCGACCACGGCATCCAGGTCATCGGCGATATCCCGATCTACGTCGCCTACGACAGCGTCGACGTCTGGGCGAACCCCGGGATCTTCAAACTGGACGAAGACCTCCGCCCGACCGTGGTGGCGGGGGTGCCGCCCGATATCTTCAGCAAGACGGGGCAACTCTGGGGGAACCCGGTCTACGACTGGGCCGCACTCCGAAAACGGGGGTACAACTGGTGGGCGGGCAGGCTCGCCCGGTCCGGCGAACTCTACGACCTCTTCCGGATCGACCACTTCCGGGCGTTCGCCGACTACTACGAGATCCCGGCGGGCGATCCGACGGCGGAGCACGGGACCTGGGTCGACGGGCCGGGAGCCGGCTTTTTCGAGGCGCTCGTCCGAAAGCACCCCTGCTTTGCCATCGTCGCCGAAGACCTGGGGGCGAACACCCCCGCCGTCCAGGCCCTCCTCGACCGGTTCGACTTCCCAGGGATGAAGATCCTCCTCTTCGCGTTCGGCGAGGGGATCGCAGGAAGCGCCCACATCCCGCACAACTACGTCCATAACCTCATCTGCTACACGGGGACGCACGACAACAACACGGCACGGGGATGGTTTGAGGAGGAGGCGACGGATGAGGATAAAGAGCGGTTCTTCGCCTACGCCGGGCGGGAGGTGAGGGCGGACTCTGTCCACCGGGAGTTCGTCCGGCTCGGGATGACATCGGTCGCCCGGGCATGTATCGTTCCCATGCAGGACGTTCTCGGCCTCGGCGCCGCGGCACGGATGAACTACCCCTCGACCACCACAGGGAACTGGGAGTGGCGGATGACGCCGGAGGAGTTCGCCGGTGCGCCGTTCGAGTGGCTCCGGGAACTCACGGAACTCACCGGGCGGGGGTGA
- a CDS encoding DUF2795 domain-containing protein, with translation MTTSRVHEYLRDAPYPATRQSLVAYAREAGAPGDILRALARLPERRYTSPDVVTETIGMLM, from the coding sequence ATGACCACGTCCCGCGTTCACGAGTACCTCCGCGACGCCCCTTACCCGGCGACCCGGCAGAGCCTGGTCGCCTACGCCCGCGAGGCAGGTGCACCGGGCGACATCCTGCGGGCGCTCGCACGGTTGCCGGAGAGGCGGTATACGAGCCCGGACGTCGTGACCGAGACCATCGGGATGCTGATGTGA
- a CDS encoding TIGR04255 family protein, producing the protein MAEVRKYVNPPAAEVICEFRFPEDTPWDLTYPGMLYGHLKDAYPKRDQRYVREVVMLLGPEGLREELLVGERSIFLAEDEGCAVQVGPRLLSVSCQKPYVHWEAFSERIHGAFDRFREVIGTDAIGTMNLRYVNFIEIPEREVALSDYFAFYPALPPELPRVPAGFITGCEFSFHDNRDNCRVELTDAVPESTEHNAFLLNIDYYLTEGQNIPPDGVADWLEIAHTHVREIFEACIKETLRDLFTVREEATATAAAR; encoded by the coding sequence ATGGCAGAAGTACGGAAGTACGTCAACCCGCCCGCCGCCGAAGTGATATGCGAGTTCCGGTTCCCCGAGGACACCCCCTGGGACCTGACCTACCCCGGCATGCTGTATGGTCACTTAAAAGACGCCTACCCGAAACGCGACCAGCGCTACGTGCGCGAGGTGGTGATGCTCCTCGGCCCTGAAGGACTCCGCGAAGAACTCCTGGTCGGCGAACGCTCGATCTTTCTTGCCGAGGACGAAGGCTGCGCCGTCCAGGTCGGGCCCCGCCTGCTCTCGGTGAGCTGCCAGAAACCCTACGTCCACTGGGAGGCCTTTTCGGAGCGGATTCACGGCGCGTTCGACCGGTTCCGGGAGGTCATCGGCACCGACGCCATCGGCACCATGAACCTGCGCTACGTCAACTTCATCGAGATCCCAGAGCGGGAGGTGGCGCTCTCGGACTACTTCGCCTTCTACCCCGCCCTCCCGCCGGAACTCCCGCGGGTGCCGGCGGGGTTCATCACCGGGTGCGAGTTCTCGTTCCACGACAACCGCGACAACTGCCGGGTGGAACTCACCGACGCCGTCCCCGAATCGACGGAGCACAACGCGTTCCTCTTAAACATCGACTACTACCTGACGGAAGGCCAGAACATTCCGCCGGACGGGGTTGCCGACTGGCTCGAGATCGCCCATACCCACGTGCGGGAGATCTTCGAGGCCTGCATCAAGGAGACTCTTCGCGACCTCTTCACCGTCCGGGAGGAGGCGACGGCGACCGCAGCGGCACGGTGA
- a CDS encoding diacylglycerol/polyprenol kinase family protein has translation MGETFRQTVHLLMGLLGAAVILRLDDRGAFVFVSAALVIQFLLCDAFTRGYDVPVLSRVMDESERTGKVPLKGGIAYAAGALFCLAVFGRGYTAVGLVTVGVLDSVSTLIGLRFGRHTLVGKKSLEGTIAGAAAAALALCFLIPWWAAAVVAGVAGIIEACFPLDDNVAIQVGACVMLAAVGVGVGFV, from the coding sequence ATGGGCGAAACGTTCCGCCAGACTGTCCACCTGCTCATGGGTCTCCTCGGCGCGGCGGTGATCCTCCGCCTGGACGACCGGGGAGCATTCGTCTTCGTGAGCGCCGCTCTCGTCATCCAGTTCCTCCTCTGCGACGCCTTCACCCGCGGTTACGACGTCCCGGTTCTCTCGCGGGTGATGGACGAGTCGGAGCGTACCGGGAAGGTGCCGCTCAAGGGCGGGATCGCCTACGCCGCCGGAGCACTCTTCTGCCTCGCGGTCTTCGGGAGGGGGTACACTGCGGTCGGCCTCGTCACGGTCGGAGTGCTCGACAGCGTTTCAACGCTCATCGGGCTGCGCTTCGGGCGACATACCCTCGTCGGGAAGAAATCGCTCGAGGGGACGATTGCCGGGGCAGCCGCGGCCGCGCTTGCCCTCTGCTTCCTGATCCCCTGGTGGGCGGCCGCGGTTGTGGCGGGGGTCGCCGGCATCATCGAGGCCTGCTTCCCGCTCGACGACAACGTGGCGATTCAGGTGGGGGCGTGCGTGATGCTGGCGGCGGTGGGAGTCGGGGTGGGGTTTGTTTGA
- a CDS encoding methyltransferase domain-containing protein, with protein sequence MKLLFELSGEHPDLPVAELECVGTVLDRRAQVAVAECPDPLAAGRLALTHVVMEYLGECEPTRAAFADLLRDLAITTEKPFVGRGKMIQGSRMDIERLDLERLIGTLIAGPVSLRDPVEEYRAVVSEDRCYFGRVILRIDRGGFDARNPMRRPFFHPGVMMPRMARALVNISLVHPGERVYDPFCGTGGILLEAREIGVRILGSDFDPAMVDGYRQNLPGSDVLIADATAVPICDGALDSVVTDLPYGQSVRIRAESMDELYDGSLAEIRRILRPGRRAVVVTHRDITPIAAQHFTVLQEHEQRVHKSLTRRILVLG encoded by the coding sequence ATGAAGCTGCTCTTCGAACTCTCCGGCGAGCATCCCGACCTTCCCGTCGCGGAACTGGAGTGCGTGGGAACCGTCCTCGACCGGCGGGCCCAGGTCGCGGTCGCCGAGTGCCCCGACCCCCTGGCCGCCGGGCGCCTCGCCCTGACGCATGTGGTGATGGAGTACCTCGGGGAGTGCGAACCCACAAGGGCGGCGTTTGCGGATCTCCTCCGCGACCTCGCGATCACGACCGAAAAACCGTTCGTCGGCCGGGGGAAGATGATCCAGGGGAGCAGGATGGATATCGAGCGTCTCGACCTGGAGCGGCTGATCGGAACCCTGATCGCCGGCCCGGTCTCGCTCCGCGACCCGGTCGAGGAATACCGCGCCGTCGTCTCGGAAGACCGCTGCTACTTCGGCCGCGTCATCCTCCGGATCGACCGGGGCGGGTTCGATGCCCGGAACCCCATGCGCCGGCCGTTCTTCCACCCCGGCGTGATGATGCCCCGGATGGCCCGGGCGCTCGTGAACATCTCCCTGGTCCACCCGGGGGAACGGGTCTATGATCCCTTCTGCGGCACCGGCGGGATCCTGCTCGAAGCCCGGGAGATCGGCGTCCGGATCCTCGGGAGCGACTTCGACCCCGCGATGGTCGACGGCTACCGGCAGAACCTCCCGGGGTCCGATGTGCTGATCGCCGACGCTACGGCGGTCCCGATCTGCGACGGGGCGCTTGATTCGGTCGTGACCGACCTCCCCTACGGCCAGTCGGTCAGAATCCGCGCCGAGAGCATGGACGAGCTCTACGACGGATCGCTTGCGGAGATCCGGCGCATCCTCCGGCCCGGGAGGCGCGCGGTCGTCGTCACGCACCGCGACATCACGCCGATCGCCGCCCAACACTTCACCGTCCTGCAGGAGCACGAGCAGCGGGTGCACAAGAGCCTGACCCGCCGGATCCTGGTGCTCGGCTGA
- a CDS encoding class I SAM-dependent methyltransferase, which produces MEETTIHEIDFALINEFFTELERQGPGSPEETIRALGFIGNLSNKTKIADLGCGTGFQTMVLAQNTEAAITALDLYAGSIDKLNATAAKLGLQDRVKGIVGSMDNLPFQDDEFDLIWSEGAIANIGFERGLNHWRRFLKKDGYVAVTYESWYTDERPAEIEKWWLDAVPEISTIAHNISIMQKAGYVPVAAFTLPERCWIDNYFVPQKARQEEFLKKYAGNKTVEDMIAFMRREADLYSKYKRYYGYVFYIGKKI; this is translated from the coding sequence ATGGAAGAAACAACAATCCACGAAATTGATTTTGCCCTCATCAATGAATTTTTTACAGAGCTTGAACGGCAGGGACCCGGCAGCCCCGAAGAAACCATCAGGGCATTGGGTTTTATCGGAAACCTTTCAAACAAAACAAAAATTGCCGATTTAGGCTGCGGCACAGGCTTTCAAACAATGGTTCTGGCACAAAATACAGAAGCAGCCATCACCGCCCTCGACCTTTACGCCGGCTCGATTGATAAACTCAACGCAACAGCCGCCAAACTCGGTTTGCAGGACAGGGTGAAAGGAATTGTCGGGTCGATGGATAATCTGCCGTTTCAGGACGACGAATTTGATCTGATATGGTCTGAGGGGGCTATCGCCAATATCGGTTTTGAACGGGGCTTGAATCACTGGAGACGCTTCCTCAAAAAAGATGGGTATGTCGCCGTAACGTACGAGTCATGGTATACCGATGAACGCCCCGCCGAGATTGAGAAGTGGTGGTTGGACGCGGTTCCTGAAATCAGCACGATAGCGCATAACATCTCCATCATGCAAAAAGCAGGTTATGTTCCTGTTGCCGCATTTACGCTGCCTGAACGGTGCTGGATAGACAATTATTTCGTTCCGCAGAAAGCACGGCAAGAGGAATTCTTGAAGAAATATGCGGGAAATAAAACCGTTGAGGATATGATTGCATTCATGAGGCGCGAAGCAGATCTGTATTCAAAATACAAACGGTATTACGGATATGTTTTTTATATCGGGAAGAAGATATGA
- a CDS encoding Fic family protein: MPELTVKTIKGNKYLYIRDKVKVNSKSLPLQIYIGRLETVAREDVLSKLSVLHTLRLTTYLDYRLEHYSFTALDRTRAVDLETLHYFYGLFKELYPDESERYVDAMYLRYVQGTTAIEGNTISLREAQELLEHNISPAGKKMDEVYEILNFINLRRYLEGYSGDITEKLIRKIHEILMNEVLRDPGDYRNIQVGIERVDYEPPPAILVPEEMGALIGWYRQNKRHLNPFELAVVLHTKFEMIHPFIDGNGRVGRALINLVLERSGYPTLYLGLEHRSAYLNAFVKADDGDYAPIIETLYTIYREQHGRIADAVGQKFSDGNSRIREENARLVRQFAELKKKV, encoded by the coding sequence ATGCCGGAACTGACGGTAAAGACAATCAAGGGCAATAAATACCTCTACATCAGAGATAAAGTTAAAGTTAACTCAAAATCGCTGCCGCTTCAGATATACATCGGAAGGCTCGAAACGGTAGCCCGAGAGGACGTTTTATCAAAACTCTCCGTTCTCCATACTCTCAGGTTAACAACATACCTCGATTACCGGCTGGAGCATTACTCCTTCACGGCCCTCGACAGAACCCGGGCCGTCGATCTCGAAACTCTTCATTACTTCTACGGACTTTTCAAGGAACTCTACCCCGATGAGAGCGAGCGTTATGTGGATGCAATGTATCTCAGATATGTTCAGGGCACGACGGCGATCGAGGGGAATACCATCAGTCTCCGGGAAGCGCAGGAACTCCTGGAACATAACATCTCTCCGGCCGGAAAGAAGATGGATGAGGTGTACGAGATCCTCAATTTCATCAACCTCCGAAGATACCTCGAAGGGTATTCCGGGGATATAACTGAGAAGCTCATCAGGAAGATCCACGAGATACTGATGAATGAGGTCCTCCGGGACCCGGGAGACTATCGGAACATCCAGGTAGGCATCGAGCGGGTGGACTATGAACCACCTCCCGCGATCCTCGTCCCTGAGGAGATGGGTGCTCTCATCGGGTGGTACCGGCAGAATAAACGGCACCTGAATCCGTTCGAACTCGCCGTAGTACTCCACACAAAATTTGAGATGATCCATCCGTTCATCGATGGAAACGGAAGGGTTGGACGGGCGTTGATAAATTTAGTCCTGGAACGATCCGGTTATCCAACGCTCTACCTGGGATTGGAACACCGGTCGGCCTACCTGAACGCGTTCGTGAAGGCAGATGACGGAGATTATGCCCCGATCATCGAGACGCTGTATACCATCTACAGAGAGCAGCACGGGCGAATCGCAGATGCGGTCGGGCAGAAATTTTCCGACGGAAACAGCAGGATCCGGGAGGAAAACGCCAGGCTCGTCCGGCAGTTCGCTGAACTGAAGAAAAAAGTCTGA
- the dnaJ gene encoding molecular chaperone DnaJ, with amino-acid sequence MGPDSYYDILGVSQSANDAEIKKAYRSLARKYHPDVCKEEGAEEKFKKINEAYSVLSDTQKRAQYDNMGHEAYSSASKGSYAGGGYSGGFSADFSGFGDIFETFFGGGGRQRAGPRPGADLLMKMRITLEEAALGTEKEVGVDHVEPCPECDGSGSETKKTTTCPTCGGSGQMRQMSQSIFGNFVRMTPCTACGGRGRVPETRCKACGGTGHRRARQTVKVRIPPGVDTGMRLRMEGYGDAGDYGAPPGDLYIEISVAPHRSFTRRGDDLETAVDVTPAQAVLGSEVEVQTIDGRTVVLNVPPGVQHNTGLKIPGEGVRWQTKPGDMLVRVRIVVPDRLTEEERELYLRLLEIEGHKPSAKGAKKGKGFFQDVVDKMKESVK; translated from the coding sequence ATGGGTCCGGACAGCTACTATGATATCCTCGGTGTCTCGCAGAGCGCCAATGACGCGGAGATCAAGAAAGCCTACCGGAGCCTGGCCCGAAAATACCACCCCGACGTCTGCAAGGAGGAGGGGGCCGAGGAGAAGTTCAAGAAGATCAACGAGGCCTACAGCGTCCTCTCGGATACGCAGAAACGCGCCCAGTACGACAATATGGGGCACGAGGCGTACAGCAGCGCGTCGAAGGGCTCGTACGCCGGCGGCGGATACTCGGGCGGCTTCAGCGCCGACTTCTCCGGGTTCGGGGATATCTTCGAGACTTTCTTCGGCGGCGGGGGCAGGCAGCGTGCCGGCCCGCGCCCCGGTGCCGACCTCCTGATGAAGATGCGCATCACGCTCGAGGAGGCGGCGCTCGGGACGGAGAAGGAGGTCGGCGTCGACCACGTCGAACCCTGTCCGGAGTGCGACGGCTCGGGGAGCGAGACGAAGAAGACCACCACCTGCCCGACCTGTGGCGGCAGCGGCCAGATGCGGCAGATGAGCCAGTCCATCTTCGGGAACTTCGTCCGGATGACGCCCTGCACCGCCTGCGGCGGCCGGGGGAGGGTCCCCGAGACCCGGTGCAAGGCCTGCGGCGGAACGGGGCACCGGCGTGCCCGGCAGACGGTGAAGGTCAGGATCCCGCCGGGCGTGGATACGGGGATGCGCCTCCGGATGGAGGGCTACGGCGACGCCGGGGATTACGGTGCGCCGCCGGGAGACCTCTATATCGAGATCAGCGTCGCGCCGCACCGGTCGTTCACCCGGCGGGGCGACGACCTGGAGACGGCGGTCGATGTCACCCCGGCCCAGGCGGTGCTGGGCTCCGAGGTCGAGGTGCAGACGATCGACGGGCGCACGGTCGTCCTCAATGTCCCGCCGGGCGTGCAGCACAATACCGGGCTGAAGATCCCGGGCGAGGGCGTCCGGTGGCAGACGAAGCCCGGCGACATGCTGGTGCGGGTGCGGATCGTCGTGCCCGACCGCCTGACGGAGGAGGAGCGCGAACTCTATCTGCGCCTGCTCGAGATCGAGGGGCACAAACCCTCCGCGAAGGGCGCGAAGAAGGGCAAGGGCTTCTTCCAGGACGTCGTCGACAAGATGAAAGAGTCGGTGAAGTGA
- the dnaK gene encoding molecular chaperone DnaK — protein MVSEKVLGIDLGTTNSCMAIMEGGRATVIANAEGGRTTPSVVAFSKEGERLVGNVAKRQAITNPNRTIQSIKRKMGTNEKVTIGDKSYTPQEISAMILQKMKLDAEEYLGEKIAKAVITVPAYFNDAQRQATKDAGTIAGLEVLRIINEPTASALAYGIDKEGDSTVLVYDLGGGTFDVSILQLGDGVFEVKATAGNNRLGGDDFDKRVVDYLVEEFRKKEGVNLQNDPVAMQRLRDAAENAKIELSTVQKTNINLPYITTTESGPKFLDTDLSRAKFESLIADLVDSTLGPVKQALSDAKLSADDIDHVLLVGGSTRVPLVQETIKKVLKKEPDKGINPDECVALGAAIQAGVLTGETKDVLLLDVTPLSLGIETLGGIATKLIERNTTIPTRKSQIFSTAADGQTSVEIHVMQGERALAKDNFTLGRFQLTGIPPAPRGIPQIEVTFDIDANGIVHVSAKDLGTGNEQSITIKPQDSRPSEAEIQRMMDDAKKFEEEDQKNREEIELRNTADTAIFTAERAMKDAGESVEAADKEKIESAIADLKKALEGDDLEAIKQKMDALTEAVYALTTKMYQQAQAAAQQQKAEETAKKGDNVVDADYEVKE, from the coding sequence ATGGTTTCGGAAAAAGTTCTGGGTATCGATCTTGGAACAACCAACTCGTGCATGGCAATCATGGAAGGCGGGCGGGCAACGGTCATCGCCAACGCCGAGGGCGGCAGGACCACTCCGTCGGTCGTAGCGTTCTCCAAGGAGGGCGAGCGGCTGGTCGGCAACGTCGCGAAACGGCAGGCGATCACGAACCCGAACCGCACCATCCAGTCGATCAAGCGGAAGATGGGCACGAACGAGAAGGTCACCATCGGGGACAAGTCGTACACCCCGCAGGAGATCTCCGCGATGATCCTCCAGAAGATGAAACTGGACGCGGAGGAGTACCTCGGCGAGAAGATCGCGAAAGCCGTCATCACGGTGCCGGCCTACTTCAACGACGCCCAGCGGCAGGCAACGAAGGACGCAGGGACGATCGCCGGCCTCGAGGTGCTCCGGATCATCAACGAACCGACCGCGAGCGCGCTCGCCTACGGCATCGACAAGGAAGGCGACTCCACGGTGCTCGTCTACGATCTCGGCGGCGGCACGTTCGATGTCTCGATCCTCCAGCTCGGCGACGGCGTCTTCGAGGTCAAGGCGACCGCAGGCAACAACCGCCTCGGCGGCGACGACTTCGATAAGAGGGTCGTCGACTACCTGGTCGAGGAGTTCAGGAAGAAGGAGGGCGTCAACCTCCAGAACGACCCGGTCGCGATGCAGCGGCTGCGCGACGCAGCCGAGAACGCGAAGATCGAACTCTCCACCGTCCAGAAGACCAACATCAACCTTCCCTACATCACCACGACGGAGAGCGGGCCCAAGTTCCTCGACACCGATCTCTCCCGGGCGAAGTTTGAGAGCCTGATCGCCGACCTCGTCGACTCGACCCTCGGGCCGGTGAAGCAGGCGCTCTCCGACGCCAAACTGAGCGCCGACGATATCGACCACGTTCTCCTCGTCGGCGGGTCGACCCGTGTCCCGCTCGTGCAGGAGACCATAAAGAAGGTTCTCAAGAAGGAGCCCGACAAAGGCATCAACCCCGACGAGTGCGTAGCCCTCGGCGCCGCCATCCAGGCAGGGGTGCTGACCGGCGAGACGAAGGACGTCCTGCTCCTCGACGTGACCCCGCTCTCGCTCGGCATCGAGACGCTCGGCGGCATCGCGACGAAGCTTATCGAGCGCAACACCACCATCCCGACGCGGAAGAGCCAGATCTTCTCGACCGCCGCCGACGGCCAGACCTCGGTCGAGATCCACGTGATGCAGGGCGAGCGGGCGCTCGCAAAGGACAACTTCACGCTCGGGCGGTTCCAGCTCACGGGCATCCCGCCCGCACCCCGGGGCATCCCGCAGATCGAGGTCACGTTCGATATCGACGCAAACGGCATCGTCCACGTCTCGGCGAAAGACCTCGGCACGGGGAACGAGCAGTCGATCACCATCAAGCCGCAGGACTCCCGCCCGTCCGAAGCCGAGATCCAGCGGATGATGGACGACGCAAAGAAGTTCGAGGAGGAGGACCAGAAGAATCGCGAGGAGATCGAACTCAGGAACACCGCCGACACCGCGATCTTCACCGCCGAGCGGGCGATGAAGGACGCAGGCGAGTCGGTCGAGGCCGCGGACAAGGAGAAGATCGAGAGCGCGATCGCCGACCTCAAGAAGGCGCTCGAGGGCGACGACCTCGAGGCGATCAAGCAGAAGATGGATGCCCTGACCGAAGCGGTATATGCGCTGACGACGAAGATGTACCAGCAGGCACAGGCGGCCGCCCAGCAGCAGAAGGCGGAAGAGACCGCAAAGAAGGGCGATAACGTCGTCGATGCCGATTACGAAGTCAAAGAGTGA
- a CDS encoding nucleotide exchange factor GrpE: MKGNTSEPNEKHQNLANEADAASPALEELQKAYDDLNSRYLRLAADFDNYRKRMARELDARTTFAIENFAVELLEVVDNFERAEKAEGAGLTEGVEQIRKLFMTILERHGIAPIECRNLPFDPERHEAIAYVPSDAKEGTVIDEAVRGYCMQDKIIRCAKVVVSKGKEE, from the coding sequence ATGAAGGGGAATACATCCGAACCAAACGAGAAGCACCAGAATCTCGCAAACGAGGCGGATGCAGCATCTCCGGCGCTTGAAGAGCTGCAGAAGGCATATGACGACCTGAACAGTCGTTATCTGCGTCTTGCAGCAGATTTCGACAACTACCGCAAAAGGATGGCCCGGGAACTCGACGCCCGTACGACGTTCGCCATCGAGAACTTCGCGGTGGAGTTGCTCGAGGTCGTGGACAACTTCGAGCGGGCTGAGAAAGCCGAGGGTGCAGGCCTCACGGAAGGGGTGGAACAGATCAGGAAACTCTTCATGACCATCCTCGAGCGGCACGGTATTGCGCCCATCGAATGCCGGAACCTTCCTTTCGACCCCGAACGGCACGAGGCGATCGCCTACGTTCCTTCGGATGCGAAGGAGGGCACCGTGATCGACGAGGCCGTCCGTGGATACTGTATGCAGGATAAGATCATCAGATGCGCAAAAGTCGTCGTATCTAAAGGAAAGGAGGAATAA